The following are encoded together in the Bos indicus isolate NIAB-ARS_2022 breed Sahiwal x Tharparkar chromosome 29, NIAB-ARS_B.indTharparkar_mat_pri_1.0, whole genome shotgun sequence genome:
- the FIBP gene encoding acidic fibroblast growth factor intracellular-binding protein isoform X2 yields the protein MTSELDIFVGNTTLIDEDVYRLWLDGYSVSDAVALRVRSGILEQTGATAAVLQSDTMDHYRTFHMLERLLHAPPKLLHQLIFQIPPSRQALLIERYYAFDEAFVREVLGKKLSKGTKKDLDDISTKTGITLKSCRRQFDNFKRVFKVVEEMRGSLVDNIQQHFLLSDRLARDYAAIVFFANNRFETGKKKLQYLSFGDFAFCAELMIQNWTLGAVDSQVDDMDMDLDKEFLQDLKELKVLVADKDLLDLHKSLVCTALRGKLGVFSEMEANFKNLSRGLVNVAAKLTHNKDVRDLFVDLVEKFVEPCRSDHWPLNDVRLFLNQYSASVHSLDGFRHQALWDRYMGTLRGCLLRLYHD from the exons ATGACCAGCGAACTGGACATCTTCGTGGGGAACACGACCCTCATCGACGAGGACGTGTATCGCCTTTGGCTGGACGGTTATTCGG TGAGCGACGCGGTGGCCCTGAGGGTGCGCTCGGGAATTCTGGAGCAGACCGGCGCCACAGCAGCGGTGCTGCAGAGCGACACCATGGACCACTACCGGACTTTCCACATGCTCGAGCGCCTGCTCCACGCGCCTCCCAAGCTGCTTCACCAGCTTATTTTCCAGATCCCGCCCTCTCGACAGGCGCTGCTCATCGAGAG GTATTATGCCTTTGACGAGGCCTTCGTGCGGGAGGTGCTGGGCAAAAAGCTGTCTAAGGGCACCAAGAAAGACCTGGATGATATCAGCACCAAAACAGGCATCACCCTCAAGAGCTGCCGGAGACAG TTCGACAACTTTAAGCGCGTCTTCAAGGTGGTGGAGGAAATGCGGGGCTCCCTGGTGGATAACATCCAGCAGCACTTCCTCCTGTCCGACCGGCTGGCCAG GGACTATGCAGCCATCGTCTTCTTTGCCAACAATCGCTTTGAGACAGGGAAGAAAAAACTGCAGTATCTGAGCTTTGGGGACTTTGCCTTCTGTGCTGAGCTCATGATCCAAAACTGGACCCTCGGAGCCGTCG ACTCCCAGGTGGATGACATGGACATGGACTTGGACAAGGAGTTTCTCCAGGACTTGAAGGAGCTCAAGGTGCTTGTGGCTGACAAGGACCTTCTAGACCTGCACAAGAG CTTGGTGTGCACGGCCCTCCGGGGGAAGCTTGGTGTCTTTTCGGAGATGGAAGCCAACTTCAAG AACCTGTCCCGGGGGCTGGTGAACGTGGCCGCCAAGCTGACCCACAATAAGGATGTCAGAGACCTGTTTGTAGACCTCGTGGAGAAG TTCGTGGAACCCTGCCGCTCCGACCACTGGCCATTGAATGACGTGCGGCTCTTCCTGAATCAGTATTCCGCTTCGGTCCACTCCCTGGATGGCTTCCG GCACCAGGCGCTCTGGGACCGCTACATGGGCACCCTCCGTGGCTGCCTCCTGCGCCTCTATCATGACTga
- the FIBP gene encoding acidic fibroblast growth factor intracellular-binding protein isoform X1 encodes MTSELDIFVGNTTLIDEDVYRLWLDGYSVSDAVALRVRSGILEQTGATAAVLQSDTMDHYRTFHMLERLLHAPPKLLHQLIFQIPPSRQALLIERYYAFDEAFVREVLGKKLSKGTKKDLDDISTKTGITLKSCRRQFDNFKRVFKVVEEMRGSLVDNIQQHFLLSDRLARDYAAIVFFANNRFETGKKKLQYLSFGDFAFCAELMIQNWTLGAVGEAPTDPDSQVDDMDMDLDKEFLQDLKELKVLVADKDLLDLHKSLVCTALRGKLGVFSEMEANFKNLSRGLVNVAAKLTHNKDVRDLFVDLVEKFVEPCRSDHWPLNDVRLFLNQYSASVHSLDGFRHQALWDRYMGTLRGCLLRLYHD; translated from the exons ATGACCAGCGAACTGGACATCTTCGTGGGGAACACGACCCTCATCGACGAGGACGTGTATCGCCTTTGGCTGGACGGTTATTCGG TGAGCGACGCGGTGGCCCTGAGGGTGCGCTCGGGAATTCTGGAGCAGACCGGCGCCACAGCAGCGGTGCTGCAGAGCGACACCATGGACCACTACCGGACTTTCCACATGCTCGAGCGCCTGCTCCACGCGCCTCCCAAGCTGCTTCACCAGCTTATTTTCCAGATCCCGCCCTCTCGACAGGCGCTGCTCATCGAGAG GTATTATGCCTTTGACGAGGCCTTCGTGCGGGAGGTGCTGGGCAAAAAGCTGTCTAAGGGCACCAAGAAAGACCTGGATGATATCAGCACCAAAACAGGCATCACCCTCAAGAGCTGCCGGAGACAG TTCGACAACTTTAAGCGCGTCTTCAAGGTGGTGGAGGAAATGCGGGGCTCCCTGGTGGATAACATCCAGCAGCACTTCCTCCTGTCCGACCGGCTGGCCAG GGACTATGCAGCCATCGTCTTCTTTGCCAACAATCGCTTTGAGACAGGGAAGAAAAAACTGCAGTATCTGAGCTTTGGGGACTTTGCCTTCTGTGCTGAGCTCATGATCCAAAACTGGACCCTCGGAGCCGTCGGTGAGGCCCCCACTGATCCAG ACTCCCAGGTGGATGACATGGACATGGACTTGGACAAGGAGTTTCTCCAGGACTTGAAGGAGCTCAAGGTGCTTGTGGCTGACAAGGACCTTCTAGACCTGCACAAGAG CTTGGTGTGCACGGCCCTCCGGGGGAAGCTTGGTGTCTTTTCGGAGATGGAAGCCAACTTCAAG AACCTGTCCCGGGGGCTGGTGAACGTGGCCGCCAAGCTGACCCACAATAAGGATGTCAGAGACCTGTTTGTAGACCTCGTGGAGAAG TTCGTGGAACCCTGCCGCTCCGACCACTGGCCATTGAATGACGTGCGGCTCTTCCTGAATCAGTATTCCGCTTCGGTCCACTCCCTGGATGGCTTCCG GCACCAGGCGCTCTGGGACCGCTACATGGGCACCCTCCGTGGCTGCCTCCTGCGCCTCTATCATGACTga